Proteins found in one Chiroxiphia lanceolata isolate bChiLan1 unplaced genomic scaffold, bChiLan1.pri scaffold_59_arrow_ctg1, whole genome shotgun sequence genomic segment:
- the KASH5 gene encoding protein KASH5: MGTWIAACRQDGSAWLGEEQEDTESSEPRPALAEEDGHAALAAAQLQGGSGDRDVTSPAEAAGLRSRARQLAAHNTKLQRDAELAEELNARLAEETAQLQAQLRSSRQALEQARAAAEELEDLKAVAKGLEEENGELRRQARHMEKEQRSLCLRAEGLQEENQRLLAEGQGLREQIQAQTARVADLEAQLCRGTALLSARDAALAQAGRRAQELAGALEEYDRAVQELRLETMQLRQQLGRMRDAWAMRPWCPLDQATDIAATAAPSRGTGDTEQEEEEEEEEEGSGPAVPGAPAGSSEEPARPPAPWASLWAPWALTLLALLALLYLLPPRWPQPQLRHRRPPPL, translated from the exons ATGGGCACCTGGATCGCGGCGTGTCGGCAGGACGG GAGCGCGTGGCTtggtgaggagcaggaggacacGGAGAGCAGCGAGCCCAGACCGGCACTGGCTG AGGAGGATGGGCATGCAGCCCTGGCAGCCGCCCAGCTCCAGGGTGGCAGCGGCGACAGGGACGTCACCAGCCC CGCCGAGGCCGCCGGGCTGCGCAGCCGTGCCAGGCAGCTGGCCGCCCACAACACGAAGCTGCAGCGGGACGCCGAGCTGGCCGAGGAGCTGAACGCCCGCCTGGCCGAGGAGACggcccagctccaggctcaGCTGCGGAG CAGCCGGCAGGCGCTGGAGCAGGCCAGGGCGGCCGCCGAGGAGCTGGAGGACCTGAAGGCCGTGGcgaaggggctggaggaggagaacgGCGAGCTCCGGCGGCAGGCGCGGCACATG gagaaggagcagcGGAGCCTGTGCTTGCGGGCCGAGGGGCTCCAGGAGGAG AACCAGCGGCTGCTCGCCGAGGGCCAGGGGCTGCGGGAGCAGATCCAGGCGCAGACGGCCCGCGTGGCAGACCTGGAG GCCCAGCTCTGCCGTGGCACCGCGCTCCTCTCCGCCCGGGACGCCGCCCTCGCCCAG gcggggcggcgggcgcagGAGCTGGCGGGGGCACTGGAGGAGTACGACCGGGCGGTGCAG gaatTGCGGCTGGAGACGATGCAGCTGCGGCAGCAGCTGGGCCGGATGAGGGACGCCTGGGCCAT GCGCCCCTGGTGCCCCCTTGACCAGGCCACGGACATCGCGGCCACGGCGGCACCGAGCCGG gggacaggggacacggagcaggaggaggaggaggaggaggaggaggagggctcAGGGCCAGCGGTGCCCGGAGCCCCGGCGGGGAGCAGCGAGGAGCCAGCCCGGCCACCGGCCCCATGGGCATCACTGTGGGCACCGTGGGCACTGacactgctggccctgctggccctgctctACCTCCTACCCCCCCGctggccccagccccagctgcgCCACCGGAGACCCCCACCCCTGTGA
- the FLT3LG gene encoding fms-related tyrosine kinase 3 ligand: protein MDSPPAGSALVPLLLLLAVPPPGSCCSFSFNPVSSTFGTHLNKLTPWLLLDYPVAMPSNLEPDSGCSPLWGLHFGAAALRRMRGVAGQDLAPLLSTLLAHLSFVAECHIQDPQGCVRLETVNVSRLLETLGRDLGQLRGRPPHFPGCSRLRCRPGTAPGPPRDPRGTPPLTTPAVQLEGALGARQGPPPPRGHGLVLLGGLGGTLGLAAAAWVLWRRPCGQPSQGPPMSEQDGT, encoded by the exons ATGGACTCACCCCCCGCCGGCTCCGCTCTG GTCCCgctcctgctccttctggcCGTGCCCCCCCccggcagctgctgctccttcagctTTAACCCCGTCAGCAGCACCTTCGGCACCCACCTGAACAAGCTG ACCCCCTGGCTGCTCCTCGACTACCCCGTGGCAATGCCCAGCAACCTGGAGCCG gACAGCGGCTGCTCCCCGCTGTGGGGGCTGCACTtcggggcggcggcgctgcgGCGCATGCGGGGGGTGGCGGGGCAGGACTTGGCCCCCCTGCTCAGCACCCTCCTCGCCCACCTCAGCTTCGTGgccgagtgccacatccag gacccccagggctgCGTCCGCCTGGAGACGGTGAACGTGTCGCGGCTGCTCGAGACCCTCGGGCGGGACCTGGGGCAGCTCCGGGGGAGACCCCCCCACTTCCCCGGCTGCTCCCGCCTGCGCTGCCGCCCCGGGACCGCCCCGGGACCCCCGAGGGACCCCCGAGGGACCCCCCCGCTGACCACCCCCGCCGTGCAGCTCGAGGGGGCCCTGGGGGCCAGGCAGggccctccccccccccgcggccacgggctggtgctgctgggggggctcggggggacCCTGGGCCTGGCGGCGGCAGCCTGGGTGCTGTGGAGGAGGCCCTGCGGCCAG ccctcccaggggCCCCCGATGTCGGAGCAGGACGGGACCTGA
- the ALDH16A1 gene encoding aldehyde dehydrogenase family 16 member A1, with protein sequence MVPAGAALLLRRRLCAPAAAMAALAALGPPSVAAIFDTMEEGPTPGGDRAGEAWLESHGRCLGHFVGGTWLKPPGRRRLESRGGTDGRAVASVPDGDGSDVAAAVGAAAAAAEEWGRRGGPQRGQSLHRLALTLEGPRGGALGGLLSLFGGRPLRRTLGADLDLALRLLRAAAGGAQLGPPGLEGWTPLGVVAVVVAGPCSVPALLWKLGPVLAMGNTVLVLCPPEAAPPLLYLGELSGEGGALPPGVLNVVTGPLPELCRALRAHPAIATVSAVTFLGAPQEQVQGLVWGSPCRGPRLGWARGGRVVVVVLDSADLDGAAAAIAGAAGTPPALFPWGGCVVLAQEGVLAPLERRLRARLGGLRVGDPLDPGTDMGPLPPTAPHPRELVEAAREEGAEVFQPLPPPPGGHFYPPTLITGVAPTSCCLREPAAGPVLVLLPVRSPREAAAVASALPLTAAAAVWAQDVTAALDTAERLPQGLVWLNELNLLDPSGGCAAGDGETTLEEALREFGRSPWEEPPELEEPFSPSPEEAAPDPKDAELAGAVAAARAAASGWGRLPGLSRARVLRGAAAALGGTGGTPGGDGDGDDSDDDGHLQGALLRWAAHAERMGGAVQEVPGGRALVMRRPLGVVGVVWSWHCPWLLELLLPALALGNSVVVVAPPRGARAALRLRQVLVAAGLPGGALAVLPRGSWGSRESGARLARQHPDGLWFCRGDPDWASAVSVPRVWGVPGGLLRAPGQDPPPGAVRELELHCTRPQCLWVPGGAP encoded by the exons ATGGTCCCCGCGGGGGCCGCTCTGCTCCTCCGGCGCCGTCTCTGTGCTCCCGCGGCGGCGATGGCGGCGCTGGCGGCGCTGGGACCCCCCTCGGTCGCCGCGATCTTCGACACGATGGAGGAGGGTCCGACCCCCGGCGGGGACCGGGCgggggag GCGTGGCTGGAGTCCCACGGGCGCTGCCTCGGACACTTCGTGGGGGGGACGTGGCTGAAACCACCGGGACGGAGGAGACTCGAGAGCCGGGGGGGCACTGACG gccGTGCCGTGGCCTCGGTGCCGGACGGGGACGGCTCCGACGTGGCCGCGGCCGtgggggcggcggcggcggcggccgaggagtgggggcggcggggggggcccCAGCGGGGGCAGAGCCTGCACAG GCTGGCACTGACCCTGGAGGGGCCCCGcgggggggccctgggggggcTGCTGTCCCTTTTTGGGGGGCGGCCCCTGCGCCGGACCCTCGGGGCCGACCTGGACCTGGCGCTGCGGCTGctgcgggcggcggcggggggggctcagctgggCCCCCCCGGCCTGGAGGGTTGGACCCCCCTCG GGGTGGTGGCCGTGGTCGTGGCCGGGCCCTGCTCGGTGCCGGCCCTGCTCTGGAAACTGGGGCCCGTCCTGGCCATGG GGAACAcggtgctggtgctgtgccccCCCGAGGCGGCCCCCCCGCTGCTGTACCTGGGGGAGCtgagtggggaggggggggctcTGCCCCCCGGGGTCCTCAACGTGGTCACGGGCCCCCTCCCCGAGCTGTGCCGCGCCCTCCGCGCCCACCCGGCCATCGCCACCGTCAGCGCCGTCACCTTCCTCGGCGCCCCACAG GAGCAGGTGCAGGGCCTGGTCTGGGGGTCCCCGTGCCGGGGGCCGCGGTTGGGGTGGGCCCGGGGGGGCCGCGTCGTCGTGGTGGTGCTGGACTCGGCCGACCTGGAtggcgccgccgccgccatcgcGGGGGCCGCGGGGACCCCCCCGGCGCTG TTCCCCTGGGGGGGCTGCGTGGTGCTGGCCCAGGAGGGGGTCCTGGCGCCGCTggagcggcggctccgggcCCGGCTCGGGGGGCTGCGGGTCGGAGACCCCCTGGACCCCGGCACCGACATGGGGCCGCTGCCCCCCACGGCCCCACACCCCCGGGAGCTGGTGGAGGCGGCGCGCGAGGAGGGGGCTGAG gTTTTCcagccgctgccgccgccgccggggggTCATTTCTACCCCCCCACCCTGATCACGGGGGTCGCCCCCACCTCGTGCTGCCTGCGGGAGCCG gCCGCGGGGCcggtgctggtgctgctccccgTGCGCTCCCCCCGCGAGGCCGCGGCCGTGGCCTCGGCCCTGCCCCTCacggccgccgccgccgtctGGGCCCAGGACGTCACCGCGGCCCTGGACACGGCCGAGAG GCTGCCCCAGGGGCTCGTGTGGCTCAACGAGCTGAACCTGCTGGACCCGAGCGGGGGCTGCGCCGCGGGGGACGGGGAGACCACCCTGGAGGAG GCACTACGGGAGTTCGGACGCTCCCCTTGGGAAGAGCCCCCCGAGCTGGAAGAGCCCTTCAG ccccagcccggaGGAGGCCGCGCCGGACCCCAAGGACGCCGAGCTCGCCGGGGCCGTGGCGGCCGCCCGCGCTGCCGCCTCGGG GTGGGGGCGGCTGCCGGGGCTGTCGCGGGCCCGGGTGctgcggggggcggcggcggcgctgggggGGACGGGCGGGACCCCCGGAGGTGACGGCGACGGCGACGACAGTGACGACGACGGGcacctgcagggggcgctgctGCGCTGGGCGGCGCACGCGGAGCGGATGGGCGGGGCCGTGCAG GAGGTGCCCGGGGGTCGGGCCCTGGTGATGAGGAGGCCGCTGGGCGTGGTGGGCGTGGTCtggtcctggcactgcccctggTTGCTGGAGCTCCTCCTCCCCGCGCTGGCGCTCGGCAACAGCGTCGTGGTGGTGGCCCCGCCCCGCGGTGCCAGGGCCGCTCTGCGCCTGCGCCAG gtcCTGGTGGCTGCGGGGCTGCCCGGGGgggccctggcagtgctgccacgggggtcctgggggtcccggGAGTCCGGGGCCAGACTGGCCCGACAGCACCCGGATGGGCTGTGGTTCTGCAGGGGAGACCCG gaCTGGGCCTCGGCCGTGAGCGTCCCCCGCGTgtggggggtcccgggggggctCCTGAGGGCTCCGGGGCAGGACCCCCCCCCCGGCGCCGTGcgagagctggagctgcactgCACCCGCCCCCAGTGCCTCTGGGTGCCGGGGGGGgcaccctga
- the PIH1D1 gene encoding PIH1 domain-containing protein 1 isoform X1, which yields MDPPTDPSLLSAELGAEEEEEEEGALRRLLLQVTPAHEEPPPAGPARAVTPQPGLCVKTRTATGDKVFVNVCHSGEVPPPPALSPPGLQRLLQDPPGPDGAFRIPMSLGEPHAELDRGGRGCTAYDVVVNSGFFRTLQSDPLYLEFFLTVAMEGLSEKYGVELELTGWRVLKNRRFLGSISAQNIRARPQPRIQELQGSPPEPLTPHSPTEPPQFVVVAEPSAQHPEVLQARVLLPEIEGAGSLWLGLSEERLVLCRPPGGAALLELGLPRPADPARGRARFHRRSKVLTVTVPLRA from the exons ATGGACCCCCCCACGGACCCCTCGCTGCTCTCGGCCGAGCTGggggcggaggaggaggaggaggaggagggggccCTGCGGcggctcctgctgcag GTGACCCCGGCCCATGAGGAGCCcccgcccgccggccccgcccgcgcTGTCACCCCCCAGCCGG ggctgtgtgtgaaGACCCGCACGGCGACGGGGGACAAGGTGTTTGTGAACGTTTGTCACTCGGGGGAGGtgccccctccccctgccctgtccccccccGGCCTCCAGCGGCTCCTCCAGGACCCCCCCGGCCCCGACGGCGCCTTCCGGATCCCCATGAGCCTGGGGGAGCCCCACGCCGAGCTGGACCGCG gaGGCCGCGGCTGCACCGCCTACGACGTGGTCGTGAACTCGGGGTTCTTCCGGACCCTCCAG AGCGACCCCTTGTACCTGGAGTTCTTCCTGACCGTGGCCATGGAGGGGCTGTCGGAGAAGTACGGGGTGGAACTGGAGCTGACTG gctGGCGGGTGCTGAAGAACCGCAGGTTCCTGGGCTCCATCTCGGCCCAGAACATCCGggcccggccccagccccgcatccaggagctccaggg GTCCCCCCCGGAGCCACTGACACCCCACAG ccccacagagcccccccagTTCGTGGTGGTGGCTGAACCCTCGGCCCAGCACCCGGAGGTGCTGCAGGCGCGAGTCCTCCTGCCCGAAATT GAGGGGGCGGGGTCTCTGTGGCTCGGGCTGAGCGAGGAGCGGCTGGTGCTGTGCcggccgccagggggcgccgcgctgctggagctggggctgccccgccCCGCCGACCCCGCGCGCGGCCGCGCGCGCTTCCACCGCCGCTCCAAG GTGCTCACGGTGACGGTGCCGCTCCGGGCCTGA
- the PIH1D1 gene encoding PIH1 domain-containing protein 1 isoform X2 — translation MDPPTDPSLLSAELGAEEEEEEEGALRRLLLQVTPAHEEPPPAGPARAVTPQPGLCVKTRTATGDKVFVNVCHSGEVPPPPALSPPGLQRLLQDPPGPDGAFRIPMSLGEPHAELDRGGRGCTAYDVVVNSGFFRTLQSDPLYLEFFLTVAMEGLSEKYGVELELTGWRVLKNRRFLGSISAQNIRARPQPRIQELQGSPPEPLSPPSPTEPPQFVVVAEPSAQHPEVLQARVLLPEIEGAGSLWLGLSEERLVLCRPPGGAALLELGLPRPADPARGRARFHRRSKVLTVTVPLRA, via the exons ATGGACCCCCCCACGGACCCCTCGCTGCTCTCGGCCGAGCTGggggcggaggaggaggaggaggaggagggggccCTGCGGcggctcctgctgcag GTGACCCCGGCCCATGAGGAGCCcccgcccgccggccccgcccgcgcTGTCACCCCCCAGCCGG ggctgtgtgtgaaGACCCGCACGGCGACGGGGGACAAGGTGTTTGTGAACGTTTGTCACTCGGGGGAGGtgccccctccccctgccctgtccccccccGGCCTCCAGCGGCTCCTCCAGGACCCCCCCGGCCCCGACGGCGCCTTCCGGATCCCCATGAGCCTGGGGGAGCCCCACGCCGAGCTGGACCGCG gaGGCCGCGGCTGCACCGCCTACGACGTGGTCGTGAACTCGGGGTTCTTCCGGACCCTCCAG AGCGACCCCTTGTACCTGGAGTTCTTCCTGACCGTGGCCATGGAGGGGCTGTCGGAGAAGTACGGGGTGGAACTGGAGCTGACTG gctGGCGGGTGCTGAAGAACCGCAGGTTCCTGGGCTCCATCTCGGCCCAGAACATCCGggcccggccccagccccgcatccaggagctccaggg GTCCCCCCCGGAGCCAC tgtccccccccagccccacagagcccccccagTTCGTGGTGGTGGCTGAACCCTCGGCCCAGCACCCGGAGGTGCTGCAGGCGCGAGTCCTCCTGCCCGAAATT GAGGGGGCGGGGTCTCTGTGGCTCGGGCTGAGCGAGGAGCGGCTGGTGCTGTGCcggccgccagggggcgccgcgctgctggagctggggctgccccgccCCGCCGACCCCGCGCGCGGCCGCGCGCGCTTCCACCGCCGCTCCAAG GTGCTCACGGTGACGGTGCCGCTCCGGGCCTGA
- the SLC17A7 gene encoding vesicular glutamate transporter 1, whose product MQFNKEEFRRQVGAGLGRLHRFLERRQDDAEGLELSSGGGSGGGTPSVPRPPVVDCTFCGLPRRYGIAILCGIGFCISFGIRCNLGVAVVSMVNGAPGQVRGQWGHGVSMVNGAPGQVRGQWGHGVSMVNGVSMVNGAPGQSLENTQNPHKKTPNY is encoded by the exons ATGCAGTTCAACAAGGAGGAATTCCGGCGCCAGGtgggggccgggctgggccgcCTGCACAG GTTCCTGGAGCGGCGGCAGGACGATGCCGAGGGCCTGGAGCTGAGCTCGGGGGGTGGGTCCGGGGGGGGCACCCCGAGCGTGCCCCGTCCCCCCGTGGTGGACTGCACGTTCTGCGGGCTGCCCCGGCGCTACGGCATCGCCATCCTCTGCGGCATCGGCTTCTGCATCAGCTTCGGCATCCGCTGCAACCTGGGCGTGGCCGTGGTCAGCATGGTCAACGGGGCACCCGGGCAGGTACGGGGTCAGTGGGGTCATGGGGTCAGCATGGTCAACGGGGCACCCGGGCAGGTACGGGGTCAGTGGGGTCATGGGGTCAGCATGGTCAATGGGGTCAGCATGGTCAACGGGGCACCCGGGCAG tcacTGGAAAATACCCAGAACCCCCACAAAAAGACCCCAAATTACTGA